The proteins below come from a single Zhouia spongiae genomic window:
- a CDS encoding PSP1 domain-containing protein, which translates to MGCSSCATGKDGLPRGCKNNGTCGNDGCNKLTVFDWLSNMALPAGEERFDCVEVRFKNSRKEYFRNPENLTLSIGDVVATEAAPGHDVGIVTLTGELVKVQMKKKKVDWGGEVLPKVYRKASQKDINIWHEARDKEPEVQKKSRELALALGLQMKLSDVEFQGDGSKATFYYTAEDRVDFRQLIKDMAREFGIRIEMRQIGYRQEAARLGGIGSCGRELCCSTWLTDFRSVNTASARYQQLSLNPQKLAGQCGKLKCCLNYELDAYLDALKDFPDQDVRIKTQKGLAACQKIDIFKGLMWFCYLDEPAAWHKLTVQQVNEIIELSKKRKPVASLEEYAAELLEDDNKDASYENVVGQDSLTRFDKPKNVRAKKKNKRRRNNSNRKRSKNG; encoded by the coding sequence ATGGGTTGTAGCAGTTGTGCCACCGGTAAGGATGGGCTGCCACGTGGATGTAAGAATAATGGAACGTGTGGAAATGATGGTTGCAATAAGCTTACTGTTTTTGACTGGTTGTCTAATATGGCGCTCCCGGCAGGCGAAGAACGATTTGACTGTGTAGAGGTCAGATTTAAAAATAGCAGGAAAGAATACTTCAGAAATCCTGAAAATCTCACTTTATCTATTGGAGATGTGGTGGCTACCGAGGCCGCCCCGGGTCACGATGTAGGGATCGTTACCCTTACCGGAGAACTGGTTAAGGTCCAGATGAAGAAAAAGAAGGTAGATTGGGGGGGTGAGGTGTTGCCTAAAGTTTATCGCAAAGCCTCACAAAAAGATATTAATATCTGGCATGAAGCCAGGGATAAAGAACCGGAAGTTCAAAAAAAATCCCGGGAACTTGCTTTGGCCTTAGGGCTTCAGATGAAGCTTTCTGATGTAGAGTTTCAGGGCGACGGATCTAAAGCCACATTTTATTATACAGCCGAAGACAGGGTTGATTTCCGTCAACTCATCAAAGACATGGCACGTGAATTTGGTATCAGGATCGAAATGCGTCAGATCGGATACCGACAAGAAGCCGCACGCCTCGGAGGGATAGGGTCTTGTGGGCGCGAACTTTGCTGCTCAACCTGGCTAACAGACTTCAGGTCGGTAAATACGGCCTCTGCCCGATATCAGCAGTTATCGCTAAACCCTCAGAAACTGGCAGGTCAGTGCGGTAAACTGAAGTGTTGTTTAAACTATGAACTGGACGCCTATCTGGATGCGTTGAAAGACTTTCCTGATCAGGATGTGAGGATCAAAACCCAGAAAGGTCTTGCGGCATGTCAGAAAATAGATATTTTTAAAGGCCTGATGTGGTTCTGTTATCTCGATGAACCGGCAGCCTGGCATAAGCTAACCGTCCAGCAGGTCAACGAAATTATAGAGTTGAGTAAGAAGAGGAAGCCTGTGGCAAGCCTGGAAGAGTATGCAGCTGAATTGCTGGAAGACGATAATAAAGATGCTTCTTATGAAAACGTGGTCGGACAGGATAGCCTTACGCGTTTCGATAAGCCGAAAAATGTTCGTGCCAAAAAGAAAAATAAAAGACGAAGAAACAACAGCAACAGGAAAAGATCTAAAAATGGCTAG
- a CDS encoding rhodanese-related sulfurtransferase, with the protein MQLYNNLSAEERAALIEEAGKDRLTISFYKYANIGNPEIFRNHLFITWNELDVLGRIYVANEGINAQLSVPADHFKAFKNHLDSISFLENVRLNIAVEQDNFSFLKLKVKVRKKIVADGLNDNTFDVTAIGTHVNAEKFNELIEDPDTVLVDMRNHYESEIGHFKNAVTPDVDTFRDSLPIIEEDLGEHKEDKKLVMYCTGGIRCEKASAYFKHKGFKDVYQLEGGIINYVRQVNEKGLENKFIGKNFVFDERRSEQISTDVIAQCHQCGKPCDTHVNCANEACHLLFIQCEECASQMDSCCSESCKEIVALPYEAQKKLRKGQYKSNAIFKKGRSEALRFKKNVAES; encoded by the coding sequence ATGCAACTGTACAATAATTTAAGTGCTGAAGAAAGAGCTGCATTAATTGAAGAAGCGGGAAAAGACCGTTTAACAATCTCTTTCTATAAGTACGCCAACATTGGAAATCCTGAAATTTTTAGAAACCATTTATTTATTACGTGGAATGAGTTGGATGTTTTGGGTAGAATATATGTGGCTAACGAAGGTATAAATGCTCAGTTGTCGGTTCCGGCAGATCATTTTAAAGCGTTTAAAAATCATTTAGATTCTATTTCATTTCTTGAAAACGTTCGTCTGAACATTGCTGTTGAACAAGATAACTTCTCGTTTTTAAAGTTGAAGGTGAAAGTCCGTAAAAAAATAGTAGCAGACGGACTTAATGACAACACTTTTGATGTGACGGCTATTGGTACACATGTAAATGCTGAAAAATTCAATGAACTTATAGAAGACCCAGATACGGTTTTGGTCGACATGAGGAATCATTATGAGAGTGAGATAGGACATTTTAAAAATGCAGTGACCCCTGATGTGGATACTTTTCGTGATTCATTACCGATCATTGAAGAAGATCTGGGTGAGCATAAAGAAGATAAAAAACTCGTGATGTATTGTACCGGGGGTATTCGTTGTGAAAAGGCCAGCGCATATTTTAAGCACAAAGGTTTTAAGGATGTGTACCAGTTAGAAGGAGGGATCATCAATTATGTCCGGCAGGTGAATGAAAAAGGACTTGAAAATAAATTTATAGGAAAGAATTTTGTTTTCGACGAGCGCAGGTCCGAGCAAATTTCAACAGATGTAATTGCCCAGTGTCATCAGTGCGGAAAACCATGTGATACACATGTCAACTGTGCTAATGAGGCATGTCATCTTTTGTTTATTCAATGTGAGGAATGTGCTTCTCAAATGGATAGTTGTTGTTCAGAAAGCTGTAAAGAGATTGTAGCTCTTCCTTACGAAGCACAAAAAAAGCTGCGTAAAGGGCAGTATAAAAGCAATGCAATCTTTAAAAAAGGCCGCTCAGAGGCACTTAGATTTAAGAAGAATGTAGCTGAAAGCTAG
- a CDS encoding ferredoxin — translation MVVVTLQRAKCIGCNYCVEMAPGQFQMSKKDGKSVLLHSTDKKGFFTLKSHDDSIFEECVEAQKACPVKIISTKKI, via the coding sequence ATGGTAGTTGTAACGCTGCAAAGGGCAAAATGTATAGGGTGTAATTATTGTGTGGAAATGGCACCCGGGCAATTTCAGATGTCAAAAAAGGATGGTAAATCTGTTTTATTGCATTCAACAGACAAAAAAGGGTTTTTTACCTTAAAATCGCATGATGACAGTATCTTTGAAGAATGTGTTGAAGCTCAAAAAGCCTGTCCTGTTAAAATCATTTCTACCAAGAAAATATAG
- the recA gene encoding recombinase RecA has translation MGSDKEAKLKALKLTLDKLDKAYGKGAVMKLGDSAVEEVEAIPTGSLALDIALGVGGYPRGRVIEIFGPESSGKTTLTLHAIAEAQKAGGIAAFIDAEHAFDRFYAEKLGVDIDNLIISQPDHGEQALEIADNLIRSGAIDIVIIDSVAALTPKSEIEGEMGDSKMGLHARLMSQALRKLTSTISKTKCTVIFINQLREKIGVMFGNPETTTGGNALKFYASVRLDIRRSTQIKSADGDAAGHKTRVKVVKNKVAPPFRSAEFDIMFGEGISRVGEILDMGVEYEIVKKSGSWFSYGDTKLGQGRDAVKTLLQDNPELMEELEEKIREALKALQN, from the coding sequence ATGGGTTCAGATAAAGAAGCAAAATTAAAAGCGCTCAAGCTTACGTTAGACAAGCTGGATAAGGCATATGGGAAGGGTGCTGTAATGAAGTTAGGAGATAGTGCTGTTGAAGAGGTAGAAGCCATCCCAACAGGATCATTGGCGCTAGATATTGCATTAGGGGTCGGCGGTTATCCCAGAGGAAGGGTTATCGAGATATTTGGTCCGGAATCTTCCGGTAAAACAACCTTGACACTACACGCCATTGCAGAGGCACAAAAAGCTGGTGGAATTGCCGCTTTCATTGATGCTGAACATGCATTCGACAGGTTTTATGCCGAAAAGCTGGGAGTAGATATTGATAACCTTATCATATCTCAACCCGATCATGGTGAGCAGGCCCTGGAAATTGCCGATAACCTGATTCGCTCGGGAGCCATCGATATTGTAATTATCGATTCGGTTGCAGCATTGACACCAAAAAGCGAAATAGAAGGGGAAATGGGAGACTCTAAAATGGGACTACACGCCAGGTTAATGTCTCAGGCTCTCAGAAAACTCACTTCAACGATCAGCAAAACCAAATGTACCGTAATCTTTATTAATCAGCTGCGTGAAAAAATAGGGGTCATGTTTGGAAATCCGGAAACCACCACCGGGGGTAACGCACTGAAGTTCTACGCCTCAGTTCGATTAGATATCAGGCGTTCTACGCAAATAAAAAGTGCCGATGGCGATGCGGCAGGACATAAAACACGTGTGAAAGTAGTTAAAAACAAGGTGGCTCCGCCATTTAGATCTGCCGAATTCGACATTATGTTCGGGGAAGGAATTTCGAGAGTTGGCGAAATTCTCGACATGGGAGTTGAATATGAGATCGTTAAAAAGAGTGGCTCTTGGTTTAGTTACGGAGACACAAAACTAGGTCAGGGCAGAGACGCAGTAAAGACCCTGCTACAAGACAATCCGGAACTAATGGAAGAACTGGAAGAAAAAATACGAGAAGCTTTAAAAGCCCTTCAAAATTAA
- a CDS encoding RNA polymerase sigma factor has protein sequence MSLEELIDRCKQSDRKAQEELYRLFCNKLYSLCLKYSRNEAQAQDNLQDSFVTIFNKIDQYSFKGSFEGWLKRITINTSLQKYRSEGVFDIVSEVAEEDGTVEIEDNDISLDYLLAIIQELPDRYRITFNLYVLDGYSHKEIAGMLNITEGTSKSNLARARANLKERIEQDHLKKKVNSI, from the coding sequence TTGAGTTTAGAAGAACTCATAGACCGATGTAAACAAAGTGACCGGAAGGCACAGGAAGAACTTTACAGATTGTTTTGCAATAAGCTATATTCATTGTGCCTTAAATATTCGCGTAATGAAGCTCAGGCCCAAGACAATTTGCAGGATAGCTTTGTCACTATTTTTAACAAAATAGATCAATACAGTTTCAAAGGTTCTTTTGAAGGCTGGCTAAAACGAATAACCATTAACACCTCGTTACAGAAGTACAGAAGTGAAGGTGTTTTCGATATTGTAAGTGAGGTAGCAGAAGAAGACGGCACGGTAGAGATTGAAGACAACGATATTAGCCTTGATTATTTACTGGCTATTATCCAGGAACTTCCGGATCGTTACCGCATTACGTTTAACTTGTATGTACTCGACGGTTATTCTCATAAGGAAATTGCCGGGATGCTGAATATAACCGAGGGTACCTCTAAGTCGAATTTAGCCAGGGCACGTGCCAACCTTAAAGAGAGAATAGAACAGGACCATTTAAAAAAAAAGGTGAATTCAATATAA
- a CDS encoding PorT family protein, protein MSNKRNIDRLFQEKFKDFEASPSKDLWKDIEAQLDNKKKDRKVIPFWWKLGGIAAGLALLITIGYTVRQTDSSANPVEVTDTENKASDSFVNGSENTEGAIVNTNNDSLIDNVNPADKTEARTPVHDSNTTNSSISKPYKKEQEEAYAIRQDKENHITNNTKEGIAATQTQSNDVLQNKKTGRNINKEDSKTLKNPLNKPEEQKEVVAVNDTNDGKMSIFDAIEKEKEVVANQGRKNKWSLNPTIAPVYYNSFSGNSPIHSQFDGNNKSGNINMSYGLNIAYQINDKLSIRSGLNKVDMGYNTNNVEFSPASFNAEVITNIAFANESTRLNVSNDLNKSMISTALETPLKTNAVYDGSMNQQFGYIEVPLELKYRVLDKKLGVNLIGGVSSLFLTDNNISLEGTDGLRTKMGEAVNLNSTNFSTNFGIGFDYKFSNRFLINMEPMFKYQLNTFSSGNNGFKPYTLGVYTGFSFRF, encoded by the coding sequence ATGAGCAATAAAAGAAATATAGATCGACTGTTTCAGGAAAAGTTTAAAGACTTTGAGGCTTCGCCTTCGAAAGATCTGTGGAAAGACATTGAAGCTCAGCTGGACAACAAGAAAAAAGACCGGAAGGTGATTCCTTTTTGGTGGAAACTTGGTGGTATCGCTGCCGGCCTGGCTCTCTTAATTACAATAGGCTACACTGTCAGACAAACAGATTCTTCTGCGAACCCTGTTGAGGTGACTGATACCGAGAACAAAGCTTCCGATTCCTTTGTAAACGGTTCCGAAAACACCGAAGGTGCTATCGTAAATACAAATAACGACAGCTTGATAGATAACGTTAACCCGGCCGACAAAACAGAGGCCCGCACCCCTGTTCATGACAGCAATACAACAAATTCTTCTATCTCTAAACCTTATAAAAAGGAACAGGAAGAAGCCTATGCCATACGTCAGGACAAAGAGAACCACATCACCAACAATACAAAAGAGGGTATAGCCGCAACCCAAACACAGTCAAACGATGTGCTCCAGAATAAAAAAACAGGGAGGAACATAAATAAAGAAGATTCCAAAACGTTAAAGAACCCTTTAAACAAACCAGAGGAACAAAAAGAAGTTGTTGCCGTAAATGATACCAATGATGGGAAAATGTCAATTTTTGATGCTATTGAAAAAGAAAAAGAAGTAGTTGCCAATCAAGGTCGAAAAAACAAATGGAGCTTGAATCCAACAATAGCTCCTGTATATTACAATTCGTTTTCCGGCAACTCCCCGATACATTCTCAATTTGACGGCAACAACAAATCGGGGAATATTAACATGAGTTACGGACTAAATATAGCTTATCAGATCAATGATAAGTTATCTATCCGGTCGGGCCTCAATAAGGTAGACATGGGCTACAATACTAACAATGTTGAGTTTTCTCCGGCCAGTTTTAATGCAGAAGTTATCACAAACATTGCTTTTGCCAATGAATCGACAAGACTCAATGTTAGTAACGATCTTAATAAAAGTATGATTTCCACGGCTCTGGAAACGCCTTTAAAAACCAATGCCGTTTACGACGGATCCATGAATCAGCAATTTGGTTACATCGAAGTTCCTTTGGAATTAAAATACAGGGTGTTGGATAAAAAACTGGGTGTAAACCTGATAGGAGGGGTAAGCTCTTTATTTTTAACCGACAACAACATATCCCTTGAAGGTACAGATGGATTAAGAACCAAAATGGGAGAAGCAGTCAATCTTAACAGCACTAATTTCAGCACCAATTTTGGCATAGGTTTTGATTATAAATTTTCGAACAGGTTCCTGATTAATATGGAACCTATGTTCAAATATCAATTGAATACATTTTCTAGTGGAAATAACGGCTTTAAGCCTTACACACTAGGTGTTTATACAGGTTTTAGTTTTAGGTTTTAG
- a CDS encoding MarC family protein: MPDILKTIFFLIAVIDPLGSVPVYLEATKQFSVREKKKTAVKGTVIAAGVLLFFIIVGQVIMEAMTISLDAFQVSGGVILFLFALTMIFGEGKPEREKHSIKDYKHVIVFPIAIPSIASPGAIMAVVMMTDNNLYSIEQQAMTSVLVMVVLAITCLLLLAARFVQERIGEYGITVISKVMGLILASFAAQSMLSGLKGFFNL, from the coding sequence ATGCCTGATATTTTAAAAACAATATTCTTTCTGATAGCGGTAATAGACCCGTTGGGTTCTGTGCCTGTTTATTTAGAGGCTACCAAGCAATTTAGCGTGAGGGAAAAGAAGAAAACAGCCGTAAAAGGAACTGTTATTGCCGCAGGAGTGCTTTTGTTCTTTATCATAGTAGGGCAGGTTATCATGGAGGCAATGACCATTTCGTTAGATGCCTTTCAGGTTTCCGGGGGAGTTATCTTGTTTCTTTTTGCGTTGACTATGATTTTTGGCGAGGGGAAGCCGGAAAGGGAAAAGCACTCCATAAAAGACTATAAACATGTAATTGTGTTCCCCATTGCCATACCTTCTATAGCATCACCCGGTGCTATTATGGCGGTGGTAATGATGACGGATAACAACCTGTATTCGATAGAGCAGCAGGCAATGACTTCAGTATTGGTAATGGTTGTTCTGGCTATTACCTGTTTGTTGCTTTTAGCGGCCCGGTTTGTTCAGGAACGGATCGGAGAATACGGAATAACCGTTATCAGTAAAGTGATGGGATTGATCCTGGCTTCATTTGCAGCCCAAAGCATGCTGTCCGGATTAAAAGGTTTTTTTAATTTGTAG
- a CDS encoding DUF3124 domain-containing protein: protein MKYSLFIISVLFVLTACNEERPISSVSSENWEKRSVRLSDKDSLLTGVTYLPVYSEIYSFSESQTTFLTVTVSMRNINTDDVVYITRADYFDTHGKRIRSYFEKPISLKPLETVEIIIDEADNLGGVGGNFIFEWATENIRVNDPFFEAVMISTKGQQGLSFTTNGIKLKN, encoded by the coding sequence ATGAAATATAGTTTGTTTATTATAAGCGTTCTTTTTGTTTTGACGGCATGTAATGAAGAACGTCCTATAAGTTCTGTGAGTTCAGAAAACTGGGAAAAGCGGAGTGTACGGTTGAGTGACAAAGACAGTCTTCTAACAGGGGTAACATATTTGCCGGTCTATTCTGAGATCTATAGTTTTTCTGAATCCCAGACTACTTTTTTGACTGTAACCGTCAGTATGAGAAATATAAATACCGATGATGTCGTGTATATTACCCGGGCAGATTACTTCGATACCCATGGTAAACGTATTAGATCGTATTTTGAAAAACCTATTTCCCTGAAGCCTTTAGAAACTGTAGAGATCATCATAGATGAAGCCGATAACCTTGGAGGGGTCGGAGGTAATTTTATTTTTGAATGGGCTACTGAAAATATAAGGGTGAATGATCCCTTTTTTGAAGCGGTGATGATATCTACAAAAGGGCAGCAGGGTTTGTCTTTTACTACAAACGGAATTAAACTGAAAAATTGA
- a CDS encoding lysophospholipid acyltransferase family protein, with product MIILLRKFLVILWRIWFYVLVAVPIVIMFPVLLVLSSSDKLYPQFFWVARNIWANIILYGMGFIPRIDRLQKMEKGKSYMLTANHTSMTDIMLMLKASPNPFVFVGKKELVKIPVFGFFYKRVCIMVDRNSAGSRSAVYKRAQKRLHQGLSICIFPEGGVPDEDVLLDNFKDGAFRLAIQHQIPIVPIVFYDNKKRFPYEFFKGSMGSMRVKKLGFIETDGLTAADKNAVKKKCWDVIHQELAG from the coding sequence ATGATTATACTGCTAAGAAAATTTCTGGTCATATTATGGCGCATATGGTTTTATGTGCTGGTTGCTGTTCCGATTGTTATTATGTTTCCTGTACTGCTGGTACTATCTTCGTCAGATAAGTTATACCCGCAGTTTTTCTGGGTGGCCAGAAATATATGGGCGAATATCATCCTGTATGGAATGGGGTTCATACCCCGGATCGATCGTTTGCAAAAAATGGAAAAGGGAAAGAGTTATATGTTAACTGCAAACCATACGAGTATGACGGATATAATGCTTATGTTAAAAGCATCTCCGAATCCTTTTGTGTTTGTAGGGAAGAAAGAATTGGTGAAAATCCCTGTTTTTGGCTTTTTTTACAAAAGGGTATGTATCATGGTAGATAGAAATAGTGCCGGGAGCAGGTCGGCAGTTTACAAAAGAGCTCAAAAAAGATTACATCAAGGATTAAGTATTTGTATTTTTCCGGAAGGAGGGGTGCCGGACGAGGATGTTTTGCTGGACAATTTTAAAGACGGGGCCTTTAGACTGGCAATACAACATCAGATTCCGATCGTGCCAATAGTGTTTTATGACAATAAGAAGCGATTCCCATATGAGTTCTTTAAAGGAAGTATGGGAAGCATGCGTGTTAAAAAGTTGGGTTTTATCGAAACAGACGGGTTGACTGCAGCAGATAAGAATGCTGTAAAGAAAAAGTGTTGGGATGTTATTCATCAAGAGCTGGCCGGATAA
- the trpS gene encoding tryptophan--tRNA ligase — MARILTGIQSTGTPHLGNILGAILPAIEMAQQKENDSFLFIANMHSLTQIKDAETLRNNTYAVAATWLACGLDIDRVVFYRQSDVPQTAELTWYLSCFFPFQRLTLAHSFKDKADRLEDVNAGLFTYPMLMAADILLYDADIVPVGKDQLQHLEITRDVASRLHNKMGKEIFVLPEGKVREESMYIPGTDGHKMSKSRGNLINIFLPDKKLRKQVMAIETDSTPLEEPKNPDTCNVFALYKILGSSEQVEQMRALYLGGNYGYGHAKQALFELIVERFADAREKFNYYMENTSEIDEALAIGAEKAAKVADKTLERVRETLGY; from the coding sequence ATGGCGAGAATACTAACAGGAATTCAAAGTACCGGCACCCCGCATTTGGGGAATATATTGGGAGCAATTTTGCCGGCTATCGAAATGGCTCAGCAAAAAGAAAATGATTCATTTCTCTTTATAGCGAATATGCATTCGCTTACGCAAATCAAAGATGCCGAAACATTACGTAACAACACATATGCCGTGGCTGCTACCTGGTTAGCATGCGGGCTAGATATCGACAGGGTTGTTTTTTATCGTCAGAGTGATGTTCCTCAAACGGCAGAGCTTACCTGGTACCTGAGCTGTTTTTTCCCTTTTCAGCGGTTAACACTTGCACACTCGTTTAAAGACAAGGCAGACAGGCTTGAAGATGTAAATGCCGGATTATTTACGTATCCGATGCTAATGGCTGCGGACATCCTATTATACGATGCTGATATTGTTCCGGTAGGAAAAGATCAGTTGCAACACCTGGAAATCACCCGTGATGTGGCTTCCCGGCTTCACAACAAGATGGGAAAAGAAATTTTTGTACTGCCGGAAGGGAAAGTCCGCGAAGAATCGATGTATATACCCGGTACTGATGGTCATAAAATGAGTAAATCCAGAGGAAACCTCATCAATATCTTCCTGCCTGACAAAAAGTTACGAAAGCAGGTTATGGCAATTGAAACAGACAGCACACCGCTTGAAGAACCTAAAAACCCTGATACCTGTAATGTATTTGCATTATACAAAATATTAGGATCATCTGAACAGGTCGAACAAATGAGAGCTCTCTATCTGGGAGGAAACTACGGTTATGGTCATGCAAAACAAGCTTTGTTTGAATTGATCGTAGAAAGGTTTGCTGATGCCAGGGAGAAATTTAACTACTACATGGAAAACACCTCCGAAATTGACGAAGCTCTGGCCATCGGCGCCGAAAAAGCAGCTAAAGTAGCTGATAAAACACTTGAAAGAGTTCGTGAAACCCTCGGATACTAA
- a CDS encoding alpha/beta fold hydrolase, with the protein MKRLFFLLFVFVSAACFGQDKNQSQLSIDRIMKGEDFVGYLPTGIRWSDDSKNIFFSWNPDNDTIRSAYGVNVRSKAIRKLSFKDLKQRSNAGVYSKDSKWKVYEKGGDLFLMDLATYSPKRVTNTLSVESNPRFSGDQRSIVYQKDNNLFTWDIKTGAVVQLTDFKSGNGKKEPGLNEQDQWLEDDQLVHFEILQKRKDEAAATEYRREQMAFERPETVYIGDKRLRIGGISPDLNYVVYHLYTYPKDKRTIVPSYVTQNGYTTDLYSRSKVGSPQPTSETWILNLESGDSYQIKTDGIDGVFDKPTFLKEYAEEPSVYKDVYEEPRNVSVGSPVFSEDGKAVVNVTSADYKDRWIMLLDLTNGDLKQIDRQHDDAWIGGPGVGWFSRPEIGWLDDQNIWFQSEKTGYSHLYLANVNTGRIKALTKGEFEILDVNLSGDKKTFYITSNKVSPHEHHFYHLSVKGGKLIQITSLKGGHEVTVSPDEKQLAVRYSYTNKPWELYVMPNKAGASMVQLTNSTTDDFKAYDWMDSEIIHFTARDGVKVPATLYKPEAHKKNGAAVVFVHGAGYTQNVHYWWPSYYREYMFHNFLADNGYTVLAIDYRASEGYGRDWRTAIYRHMGGKDLEDQLDGAKYLIEEQDIDKDRLGIYGGSYGGFMTLMAMFTAADTFKSGAALRSVTDWAHYNHGYTANILNTPVDDPEAYKRSSPIYFAEGLKGNLLMLHGMIDRNVQFQDVVRLSQRLIELKKENWDLAVFPMEDHGFIEASSWSDEYRRIYKLFEETLIAE; encoded by the coding sequence ATGAAACGTCTTTTTTTCCTCCTTTTTGTTTTTGTATCTGCTGCTTGTTTCGGACAAGATAAAAACCAATCTCAACTCTCCATAGATCGAATAATGAAAGGAGAAGATTTTGTAGGGTACCTCCCTACAGGGATACGATGGTCTGATGACAGCAAGAATATTTTTTTTAGCTGGAACCCTGACAACGATACCATCCGTTCTGCTTACGGGGTTAATGTAAGGTCAAAAGCGATCAGAAAACTTTCTTTTAAAGACCTAAAGCAAAGATCAAATGCCGGGGTTTATTCAAAAGATTCCAAATGGAAGGTCTATGAAAAAGGAGGAGACCTGTTCTTGATGGATTTAGCGACATATTCACCTAAACGTGTAACAAATACCCTGTCTGTAGAATCGAATCCTCGGTTTTCAGGAGATCAAAGATCAATTGTATATCAGAAAGACAATAATCTTTTTACATGGGATATAAAAACAGGAGCTGTTGTCCAGCTTACCGATTTCAAGAGCGGAAACGGGAAAAAAGAACCCGGTTTGAATGAACAGGATCAATGGCTGGAAGATGATCAATTAGTACATTTCGAAATTCTTCAGAAACGAAAAGATGAAGCTGCTGCTACAGAGTACAGAAGGGAACAAATGGCATTTGAACGGCCTGAGACTGTTTATATCGGGGATAAAAGATTGAGGATCGGAGGAATTTCACCCGACCTGAATTATGTCGTTTATCATCTGTACACTTATCCGAAAGATAAAAGAACGATTGTACCCAGTTATGTAACACAGAACGGTTATACTACGGACCTGTATTCCAGAAGCAAAGTGGGGAGTCCGCAACCGACCTCAGAGACCTGGATATTAAACCTCGAATCGGGCGATAGTTACCAAATTAAAACTGACGGTATAGATGGTGTTTTTGATAAGCCTACATTTCTGAAGGAATACGCTGAAGAACCATCTGTATATAAAGACGTTTATGAAGAGCCCAGAAATGTATCTGTAGGGTCACCGGTGTTCTCTGAAGACGGAAAAGCTGTTGTAAACGTAACTTCTGCAGATTATAAAGATCGGTGGATTATGCTTCTGGATCTTACCAATGGTGATTTAAAACAAATCGACAGGCAGCATGATGATGCCTGGATCGGCGGTCCCGGTGTCGGATGGTTTTCAAGGCCGGAAATAGGATGGTTGGATGATCAGAATATATGGTTCCAGTCGGAAAAAACCGGTTATTCACATTTGTATCTGGCAAATGTCAATACAGGTAGAATAAAAGCCTTGACAAAAGGGGAGTTTGAAATCCTTGACGTGAACTTATCCGGAGATAAAAAAACTTTTTATATAACAAGCAATAAGGTAAGTCCTCATGAGCATCATTTTTATCACCTTTCGGTGAAAGGGGGCAAATTGATACAGATCACGTCTTTAAAAGGAGGACATGAAGTAACCGTCTCTCCTGATGAAAAACAGCTGGCAGTACGTTATTCATATACAAATAAACCGTGGGAGTTGTATGTAATGCCTAATAAGGCAGGGGCTTCAATGGTTCAGCTGACAAATTCTACTACCGATGATTTTAAAGCTTATGACTGGATGGATTCCGAGATCATTCATTTTACGGCCAGAGATGGGGTTAAAGTACCGGCTACATTATATAAACCTGAGGCTCACAAGAAAAATGGAGCGGCCGTTGTTTTTGTGCACGGAGCCGGCTATACACAAAATGTGCATTATTGGTGGCCATCATATTATCGCGAGTATATGTTCCACAACTTCCTTGCAGACAACGGCTATACTGTTTTGGCTATCGATTACAGGGCAAGTGAAGGGTATGGGCGCGATTGGCGTACAGCCATATATCGTCATATGGGAGGCAAGGATCTGGAAGACCAGCTTGATGGTGCTAAATATTTAATAGAAGAGCAGGATATAGATAAAGATCGCCTGGGTATTTATGGAGGCTCTTACGGAGGTTTTATGACACTCATGGCCATGTTTACTGCTGCTGATACTTTTAAAAGTGGAGCCGCCTTACGTTCGGTAACAGACTGGGCGCATTATAACCATGGCTATACAGCCAATATCTTAAACACTCCGGTAGATGACCCTGAAGCATACAAGCGAAGTTCTCCTATTTATTTTGCCGAAGGGCTAAAAGGAAATTTGCTGATGCTGCATGGCATGATAGACCGCAACGTACAATTTCAAGACGTGGTAAGGTTATCTCAGCGATTGATTGAGCTGAAAAAGGAAAATTGGGATCTGGCTGTGTTTCCGATGGAAGATCATGGGTTTATAGAGGCCTCAAGCTGGTCTGATGAGTACCGCCGGATCTATAAACTGTTTGAGGAGACCTTGATCGCTGAATAA